A window of Tepidisphaeraceae bacterium genomic DNA:
GTTAGACAACACCGCCGCGTCCGCTGCAACCGTGGCACGGGCATCCTGCCAGTGGAGCCGCGGTACGCCGCGGTGTCGGACGGTACGCCGTCCGAAGTAACGAGCGCAAGCGATCTGCTCTTCTTTGGCGTCGTCAGCGGTTTCTTCGCTTGCGCGATTGCTGATTCGGATGGCGTACCATCCGATGCGTCGGGGTACCGATGTCATGGGCAAGATGCCCATGCCACGATCGGAGCGGACGCGGCACTGTTCTTCAACACCCTCTGAGGATGACGAATGTTCTTGGCGGGACCGCTCTCACACTCAATCCTCCTCCTTCGCGGCTACCTTCGCGTCATCGCGCCTTCGCGTTCTCTTCCTCCGCCAACACGTCGAAACATGACGCCCCCGCACCGCTCTGGTAGAACAGGACGATTCCCCTCACCACCCGGGCCGCCTAAGAATGTCCAACAGCCTTTCACAACCCCAGCACACCACCGACGAACTGCTGAACTCCGCCGGCGTCACGTGGTCGCTCGATCCGATCACGCACTCGCCGTTGCACGCGGGGGTCGATCTGCGGCGGTACTACTTCCTGCACGTGATGGCGGCGGTGTTCCCCGCGACGATGGGGCTCATCCTCTACGGTTGGCGGGCGCTGGCGGTCATTGCGATCCTCATGGGGTCGGCGATGGGGGCAGCGCTGATCTGGCAGCGCATTGGGTCGCGCGGGGCACAGGTGCACCTGCTGCACGTCGCGTGGTCGGCATTGCTGCTGGCGCTCATGCTGCCGGCACACCTGGCGTCGCGCGGCGACGGTGGTGAGCAGAACATGCCGTGGCTGATCCTGGTGACCGCCGGCTGCACGCTGGTGATGCTGATGTGGACGCTGGGCGGCATCGGCGCGGGGCGCGTGTCGCCCGTGCTGGTCTGCTTCCTGTTGTTGAACGCGCTGTACGGCCACTCGTTCGTCGCGCATCACGTGCTACAGCGGGACAACCTCGTCACGGGCAACCTGCTCGACGCGCAGGCCGACGGCACCCGCGCCACCGGTGACCCGTGGATCAATTCCGAAGATTCGCTCGGGGGTGATGCGCTGTGGCGAGATAATTCCGGGCAGTTGCTCAGCAGCTTCACCACCGGCACCGAATCGGCCGACCCGCGCCTGTGGTTGAGCCTGGACGTGCTGCTGCGCGACCGGTTGCCGCCGTTGGAGGATTTCATCGTCGGGGGTGAACCTGGGCCGATCGGCGCGGGGTGTGCGCTGGGCGTAATCGTCGGTGGGCTGTTCCTGCTGTACCGCGGGCTGATCGACTACCGCATTCCGGTGCTGGTCATCGTCTTCACGTACCTGACGATGCTGATCCTGCCGATCCCGGTACTGCTCACCGATCAACCGCAATACCACTGGCTGGCGATGCGCGTGCCTAGCGTAACGTGGCAGACCGCCCTCACGTTCGTGCATTACGAACTGCTGGCGGGCCCGGCGATCTTCATGGCGCTGTTCCTGGCAACCTGGCCGAGCATTCGCCCGATCGAGCGTGGGGCCCGCGCGGTATACGCGGCCCTCATCGGCATCCTGACAGCAATCTTCCAGCTATACGCGTCGGTGTCGTATGGGCCGTACATCGCGCTGTTGATCGCGAGCCTGTTGACGCCGTGGTTCGACAAATGGCTGAGGCCAAAGCCGCTCGTGTGATGAGCCCTGCGATCGCAGAGTTCGCATCGCGGATTGACGAACCAGCACCCTCTCTCAATCCGTAAGGCGAACTCCGCAATCCGCAATTTCCTACCCCTCGGCTCCACCCAGTTCGCGGGTCTGGAAGAGCCACATTCCGATGCCCAGCGCGAACGCCGCGTAGGCGATGCCGTAGATCAGCGCGATGCCAAAGTAGCCCCAAATGGTCGACAGCGCGACCGCCTGCGGGTTGGCGGCGAACTCGGTGCCGGCGAGCGCGATGGGGCTGTAAACTGTCAGCGAACGCAGGTCAAACGTCTCTAAATACGGCAAAATAAGACTTAATACGTACGCGAACGCCTTCACAATCACCGATCGGTCCGCCAGCGGCGTGCCGGCGTCGTTAGCGCCAAAGTTGATCGGGAACAGGAACCGCGTGAGGTTGCCGGCGATGTACAGAATGATGACGGTCGGCAAGTTCACCACGAGCGAGAACCGGGTCGACAGCGCCACCCCGATGGCCGCCAAAACGCTGATCTGCATCCACGACAACAGCAAGCTGGGAATAAGCCCGGCGATGTGCATCGCGCGGTAGTCGGCCAGCCGGGCGACGTCGCGCTCGTCGAGCGTGTTCGTGCGCAGCTGATAGTCGGCCGGGATGCGCAGGTAGGTCGCTAAGCAAAGAATCGCCCCCAGCACCACCACCGCCAGCAACGCCGCCAGGATGATGCCCAGGTACTTGCCGATCAGCACCTGCCACTTCTGCACCGGCTTGCTCATCAGCGTGAGCATCGTGCGGTCCTCGATCTCGTCGAAGATCGACTTGCTGGTCGCGAACAGCGTCGCCAGCAGCACGAGCAGCAGGATGACGTCGAGCCCCACTGCCTTGAACATGATCGTGTCTTCACCCAGCGTGAAGAACGGCAGCAGCGCGAAGATCGTCAGGATGCCGACCCCGATCGCCAATAGCAGCGAATAGATCGGCTGGACGATCGCCTCGAAGAACGTGTGCCGAAGGATGACGTATGTGCGGTACATGTGACGTGCGATTGTAAGTAGGCAAGTCGATCTGTACCAGCATCATGCGCAGGGGCGCTGGTCGTTGCAGAAGTTTGAACCGCCAATGAACGCCAGGGACGCTAAGAGAAGAGAGGAATGGGAGGATTGAGAATGGACGGCTGGCGGCTGGCGGCTGGCGGCGGGCGGAGCCGCGCAGCATGTCATCCCGATGGGAGCCTTGGCGACCTGAGGGATCTCGAGCCACGGACGGTTCTCGACCTTGGGAGATGGGTCAGGTCGGCAAGCCTCCCATCGGGATGACACGACCGCGCGCCGCGTCGGCGTTTTGTCCGCTAGCCTTCAGGCTCCGCTCGGGATAACGGTCGTTCCACCCCAATCGTCTGCTGCTTCCCTTGGCGTCCCTGGCGGTTCACCTCACTGTTCCCAGCCAAATTGGTCGCCAAACCCGCACATCGCTACAGTACGCCCAATGATCAGCGCGTTCATCAAGTTTGCCGATGGGGAGATCTCCACCGACACCTCCGTCGCCACCCTCAGCCGCGCGGTGCGCGATCCGAAGGCGACGTTCTGGGTCGACATGATCAAGCCGACCGACGACGAATATGCGCTGCTCGACGACGTCTTCGGTTTCCATCCGCTGGCGATCGAGGATTCGATCAAGTACCTCCAGCGGCCGAAGATCGAGAGCTACAACCACATCGGCGACTCGTTCCGGCAGGGCTACTTCTACATGGTCATCCATGGACCCGACCTCTCCAGCTTCCGCGACAAGCTGCGCACGAAGGAACTGGACATGTTCGTCTCCGAGCGCTACCTCATCACGATTCACGATGAGGAAATGACCAGCGTGAAGGAGAACCTCGTCCGCGCAAGCGTCGATCCGGCACGGATGCTGGACGGCGGCATCGACATCCTGCTCTACCACATCCTCGACCGCCTCGTCGACAACTACGGCCCGATCCTGGAGAACCTGCAGGAGGAGATCGACGACGTCGAGGAACAGTCCGTCACCGACCCCACGCCCGAGCTGCTGCAGCAGATCGCGACGAAGAAGCGCGACTTGCTGAACTTCCGCCGAATCATCGGCCCACAGCGCGACGTGCTGGCCCAGTTAACGCGCGGCGACGTGCCGTTCATTCGTGAGGGGACGCGCGTGTATTTGCGCGACGTGCTCGACCACCTCACGCGGGCCGTGGAAATGATCGAGCTGTACCGCGACCTGATCGTGGGCGCGCGCGACATCTACATGTCGAGCATGAGCAACAACCTCAATCAGGTGATGAAGACGCTGACGATCATCACGGTGATCGCGCTGCCGTTGAACATCCTGACCGGCTTCTTCGGCATGAACTTCGAGGTGGCCGAGTTCAAGTGGATGCTGGACCACCAGACCGGCTTCTGGGTCACGATCGTGCTGGCGCTGACGTTCGTCGGCCTGCTGTTGTACCTGTTCAACAAGAAGAAGTGGTTGTGACGTCGCGCGGCAGTCGACGCGCCGTCTGACACATCCGAGAAGCTCATCAGAGGCGAAGGCTGTCATCCCGATGGGAGCCTTGGCGACCTGAGGGATCTCGAACCACGGGCGGTTCCCGGCCTTGGGAGTTCCCTCAGGTCGGCAAGCCTCCCATCGGGATGACATTTTGCGCGGTCGGGTCGCCAGATCTGATTCGCTCGACAGGAGCCGCTCCCCCGGCACGCCGGAACACCCTATCCGTCGACAGCGCCCGCTCAACCCACGCTTGCCGGGGTCGGAACCGCCGCGGCCAGTTCCATCTGCTCGCGCATGTCCTGGTGCATCTTCCAGAGCACCCACAGGCTGCTGAAGCCGACGTAGAAGTAACCGCCAGCGAAGATCATCAGGAACGGGATGCTGCTCCAGCCGTACCCGTAGGCCAGGCTGAGGAAGATGAAGCTCAGCGTGTAGATGCCAAACGCGACCTCCACGATCGGCAGCGCCAGCCGTTTGAACGTGAGGACGCTGTTGCCGCTCCAAGCGCTGCGGACCTTGCCGTTGGCGCCGTACTTGGGCGTCCGCACGAACTCGCTCGGCTTGCCCTTGTAGTGCGAGATGATCGCTTCGATGACCGCCTTGGCGTTGTTCAGGCTAATGCCCACGCCCAGCGCCATCAGGACCGGCAGGTGCAGTAGCGTCTTCCAGCCAACCTTTTTCCCAAACAGTTCTCGCTGGGCGAAGATGAAGAACGTGCTGGCCGAGCAGGTCGCCAGGATGAAGAGCGTGCCGGTGAAGAAGTAGTTCTTGAACGTGTACTTCGCCAACAAACCATCGAAGATGAACATCGACGGGTACATCATCAAGGTCAGGATGACCATGAACGGGTAGACGAGCGTGTTGGTCAGGTGGAAGAACGCCTCGTTCTTTACCGCGTACGGCAAGTGCTTGCTGCGCAGGATGCTCGGCAGCAGCTTCAGGCAGGTCTGGAAGCTGCCCTTTGTCCAGCGGTGGGCCTGTTGCTTGAACGCGATCATCTCCGGTGGCAGCTCGGCCGGGGCGGCGTACTGCGGCAGGTAGACGAACTGCCAACCCTTCACCTGGCACCGGTACGACAGGTCCAGATCTTCCGTGAGCGTGTCATGCTGCCACCCCCCGCCGTCGGCGATCGTCGCGCGGCGCCACACGCCGGCGGTGCCGTTGAAGTGCATGAACCGGCCACTACGGTTGCGGGCGGTGTGCTCGATCACGAAGTGACCATCGAGGAAGATCGCCTGCGATCGGGTCAAGAGCGACGCGTCGCGGTTCAGGTGGTCCCAGCGGATCTGCACCATGCCGATCTTGTCGTCGGTGAAGTAGTGCACAACGTTGTGCAGGATGTCGATCGGTGGAACGAAGTCGGCGTCGAAAATCGCGACGTAGTCACCGGTCGCCGACTTCAGGCCTTCCTCGAGCGCGCCAGCCTTGTACCCCTCGCGATTCGTGCGGTGCAGGTAGACGATGTCGTACCCTTTGGCCGCCCACTCTGCGACTGCGGCCTTGGCAATGGCCTGCGACTCGTCGGTGCTGTCGTCGAGCACCTGGATCTGCATTTTATCCAGCGGATAGTCGATCTTGCAGGTCGACGCGATGATGCGCTCGGCAACCGGGCCCTCGTTGAACATCGGCAACTGCACGGTGATGCGCGGCAGCTCGGGCCACTGGGCCTTGGGCAGGTAGGCGTTGTTGCGATGCTTGATGTACAGGTAAACCAGCACGTACCGGTGCAGGCCGTAGAACGCGACCGTTGCGAGCACGAACAGGTACAGCACGACCAGCGTGTATTTGAAGACAGGATCCATGACGTTCTTCTATGTACGAACCGCCGCGCGAGGCAGGGCCACCCCGTTTGAACTAAGCCCCTATCGTATGCGAAAGCCCGCAGCGAACACAAGATATAGGTTTGTCCATGCCTGGCGTTCAACCGTCGCGACCGTCCCGCGAAACGAGTGTGTCGACTGTAACGACCCCCGCGAGCCGTAGGGCCGGCACTTGTGTCGCCCGCTCGTCCTGGCGAGTCCAGAACGGGGGCCAAACATGTCCCCCCTACGTAAGGCCGCCCACTCGTCACCCGCTCACCCATTCGGCCGCGGTACAAGGATTTGCATCTCCTCGCGCAACTCCCGACAACGCTCCGAAGTCGAGAATCAACAAAAAGGGCCGGCGCGTTTGCGCCGGCCCTATCGTATTCATTGCATCAGCCTGACTTTAAGTCGCGGCCGGCGTCTCGGCGGGAGCCGATTCACCCTTGGCGGCCTTGGCCAGCTTCGCGGCGAAAGCGTGGCGCTTCTCGTTGCGCTTGCGACGCAGGCCGGCGGAGCGGCGGATCGTGCCGGTGGGCGCGGTCGCCTTCGTCACCAGCTGCAGCACGACGATGTCACCACCGTCGCCGATGCGGAAGTCGCTGGTCTTGATGATCTGCGTGTACCCACCATTGCGGTCGGCAAACGTCGGGGCGATCTCGTCGAACAGCCGGCGGACGACCGTCATCTCGCGGCCCTTCTCGTCGACCACGAACTCCTGATCCTCGTCCGTCACCCGGCGGTCCTGCAGCGTGGCGATCACCGCGCGGCGGGCGTTCAAGGTGCCGGTCTTGGCCAGCGTGATCAGCTTCTCGGCCAGCGCCTTCACTTCCTTGGCCTTGGGCCCGGTCGTGCGGATCGAGCCGTGCTCGAACAGGCTTTGGATCAGGTTGCGCCGAAGCGCCTTACGGTGTTCCGTGTCACGGCTCAACTGCCGGCCGCGCATCATGTGGGAAGACATCTTTAACTCCAAGCTTGTCAGTCGTCCGTCGTCCGTCGTCTGTCGTAAGGCTGAAGAAGCCTGCTACAACTGACCACCGACCACCGACAACAGACCGTTGACTTTCTACTGGTTCGCCGTCTCGGTTTCCTGTTCGACGGCATCATCGTCGTCGTCATCGTAATCGTCGTCGGCCATCGTGGCGGCGTCGAGGTTGGCTTGAGCGGCATCCAGATCCATGCCGAGGCTCAGGCCCATGTCGGCCAGTTTACGCTTCACTTCGCGAAGCGACGTCTTGCCGAAGCTGCGAACCTTCAACAAATCGGCGTCGGTCTTCTTCACCAACTCGCGCACCGTGCTGATCTTGGCCGATTCCAGACAGTTGTTGGCCCGCACGCTTAGGTCCAGTTCCTGGACCGTCATGCCAAGCTTGCTCTGCAGCTCGGGGTCGATCAGGGCGCGGTTGCTGTCGCGCAGCATCGCGATCGCGTCCTCGTTGGCGGTGTCGCTGCCCAGTTCGAAGTACTGCACGAACGGGTTCAGGTGCTTGCGGAGGATCTTGCTCGCCTCGACCAGCGCCATCTCCGGCGTGATCGTGCCGTTGGTCCAGATCTCCAGCACCAACCGGTCGTAGTCGGTCTTCTGACCCACGCGGGCATCTTCCGTCGCGTAACGCACACGGGTGACCGGCGAGTAGATGCTGTCGACGGCGATGTGGCCAGTCTCCTGCTCGTCGGCGTCGTCGATGTTGTCCGACGCCGTGACGTAGCCACGGCCCTTGCTGACGGTCAGCGTCATGTCGAAGTCGACGTCTTCCGTCAACGTCGCGATGACGTGGTCCTTATCGATGATCGTGATCGACGGGTCGGCCTCGATCATGCCGGCGGTGACCGGACCGGCCTTGTTGGCGCGGAGGGTCATCGTCTTCACGTCTTCGCTGTCGAGCTTCACGATCAGCGACTTGATGTTCAGGATGATGTCGGTGACGTCTTCCAGCACGCCGGGCAGGCTGCTGAACTCGTGGTCGGCACCCTTCAGGCGGATGTGCGTGACCGCGGCCCCTTCGAGCGACGACAGGAGGATGCGACGCAGGCTGTTGCCCACGGTCGTACCAAACCCGCGCTCGAACGGCTCGGCGGTGAACTTCGCGTACTG
This region includes:
- the corA gene encoding magnesium/cobalt transporter CorA; this encodes MISAFIKFADGEISTDTSVATLSRAVRDPKATFWVDMIKPTDDEYALLDDVFGFHPLAIEDSIKYLQRPKIESYNHIGDSFRQGYFYMVIHGPDLSSFRDKLRTKELDMFVSERYLITIHDEEMTSVKENLVRASVDPARMLDGGIDILLYHILDRLVDNYGPILENLQEEIDDVEEQSVTDPTPELLQQIATKKRDLLNFRRIIGPQRDVLAQLTRGDVPFIREGTRVYLRDVLDHLTRAVEMIELYRDLIVGARDIYMSSMSNNLNQVMKTLTIITVIALPLNILTGFFGMNFEVAEFKWMLDHQTGFWVTIVLALTFVGLLLYLFNKKKWL
- a CDS encoding ABC transporter permease subunit, encoding MYRTYVILRHTFFEAIVQPIYSLLLAIGVGILTIFALLPFFTLGEDTIMFKAVGLDVILLLVLLATLFATSKSIFDEIEDRTMLTLMSKPVQKWQVLIGKYLGIILAALLAVVVLGAILCLATYLRIPADYQLRTNTLDERDVARLADYRAMHIAGLIPSLLLSWMQISVLAAIGVALSTRFSLVVNLPTVIILYIAGNLTRFLFPINFGANDAGTPLADRSVIVKAFAYVLSLILPYLETFDLRSLTVYSPIALAGTEFAANPQAVALSTIWGYFGIALIYGIAYAAFALGIGMWLFQTRELGGAEG
- the rplQ gene encoding 50S ribosomal protein L17; this encodes MMRGRQLSRDTEHRKALRRNLIQSLFEHGSIRTTGPKAKEVKALAEKLITLAKTGTLNARRAVIATLQDRRVTDEDQEFVVDEKGREMTVVRRLFDEIAPTFADRNGGYTQIIKTSDFRIGDGGDIVVLQLVTKATAPTGTIRRSAGLRRKRNEKRHAFAAKLAKAAKGESAPAETPAAT
- a CDS encoding glycosyltransferase, whose product is MDPVFKYTLVVLYLFVLATVAFYGLHRYVLVYLYIKHRNNAYLPKAQWPELPRITVQLPMFNEGPVAERIIASTCKIDYPLDKMQIQVLDDSTDESQAIAKAAVAEWAAKGYDIVYLHRTNREGYKAGALEEGLKSATGDYVAIFDADFVPPIDILHNVVHYFTDDKIGMVQIRWDHLNRDASLLTRSQAIFLDGHFVIEHTARNRSGRFMHFNGTAGVWRRATIADGGGWQHDTLTEDLDLSYRCQVKGWQFVYLPQYAAPAELPPEMIAFKQQAHRWTKGSFQTCLKLLPSILRSKHLPYAVKNEAFFHLTNTLVYPFMVILTLMMYPSMFIFDGLLAKYTFKNYFFTGTLFILATCSASTFFIFAQRELFGKKVGWKTLLHLPVLMALGVGISLNNAKAVIEAIISHYKGKPSEFVRTPKYGANGKVRSAWSGNSVLTFKRLALPIVEVAFGIYTLSFIFLSLAYGYGWSSIPFLMIFAGGYFYVGFSSLWVLWKMHQDMREQMELAAAVPTPASVG
- a CDS encoding RnfABCDGE type electron transport complex subunit D, translating into MSNSLSQPQHTTDELLNSAGVTWSLDPITHSPLHAGVDLRRYYFLHVMAAVFPATMGLILYGWRALAVIAILMGSAMGAALIWQRIGSRGAQVHLLHVAWSALLLALMLPAHLASRGDGGEQNMPWLILVTAGCTLVMLMWTLGGIGAGRVSPVLVCFLLLNALYGHSFVAHHVLQRDNLVTGNLLDAQADGTRATGDPWINSEDSLGGDALWRDNSGQLLSSFTTGTESADPRLWLSLDVLLRDRLPPLEDFIVGGEPGPIGAGCALGVIVGGLFLLYRGLIDYRIPVLVIVFTYLTMLILPIPVLLTDQPQYHWLAMRVPSVTWQTALTFVHYELLAGPAIFMALFLATWPSIRPIERGARAVYAALIGILTAIFQLYASVSYGPYIALLIASLLTPWFDKWLRPKPLV
- a CDS encoding DNA-directed RNA polymerase subunit alpha; protein product: MRIRWRGLELPSRVLRDEQVSTEQYAKFTAEPFERGFGTTVGNSLRRILLSSLEGAAVTHIRLKGADHEFSSLPGVLEDVTDIILNIKSLIVKLDSEDVKTMTLRANKAGPVTAGMIEADPSITIIDKDHVIATLTEDVDFDMTLTVSKGRGYVTASDNIDDADEQETGHIAVDSIYSPVTRVRYATEDARVGQKTDYDRLVLEIWTNGTITPEMALVEASKILRKHLNPFVQYFELGSDTANEDAIAMLRDSNRALIDPELQSKLGMTVQELDLSVRANNCLESAKISTVRELVKKTDADLLKVRSFGKTSLREVKRKLADMGLSLGMDLDAAQANLDAATMADDDYDDDDDDAVEQETETANQ